One Lactobacillus sp. ESL0785 DNA window includes the following coding sequences:
- the murC gene encoding UDP-N-acetylmuramate--L-alanine ligase, with protein MLDKNKQIWFIGIKGTGMASLALLLHDLGYNVAGSDITKYTFTQVPLEKVGIKVTDFAAANIKPSGQVIVKGNAFKDDNVEVKACEDQGITWQSYPDTVEEVVAMHTSIGVSGTHGKTSTTGLLAHVLGEAAPTSYLIGDGEGKGVQNSRFFVYEADEYRRHFLAYHPDYQIMTNIDFDHPDYFKDQDDYTSAFQTAADQTKKGLFVWGGNSRLQALKTSIPKYTYGFDDSDDFQAVNIDRTTTGSTFDVLAHGENIGRFTVHLFGDHNILNTTAVVAVAYTEKIPLADIQEGLLTYRGAKRRFTETDYGDINVIDDYAHHPTEMRATIQAARQKFPGKRLVVVFQPHTFSRTKKYAKDFEEILRDVDKAYVTPIYASARESAGDISGEDLTAQIPGSEVIDLDNIADLTQNKNSVIVFMGAGDIPKYEDAFEKLLQK; from the coding sequence ATGTTAGATAAGAACAAACAGATTTGGTTTATCGGAATTAAGGGCACGGGCATGGCTTCTCTTGCTTTATTGCTGCACGACTTGGGTTATAACGTTGCCGGCAGTGACATCACTAAGTATACTTTTACGCAAGTACCGCTAGAAAAAGTTGGGATTAAAGTTACTGACTTTGCGGCTGCTAATATTAAGCCTAGTGGTCAAGTAATTGTTAAGGGTAATGCCTTTAAAGACGATAATGTTGAAGTTAAGGCCTGTGAAGACCAAGGCATTACTTGGCAGAGCTATCCTGACACCGTCGAAGAAGTCGTAGCGATGCATACCAGTATTGGCGTTTCTGGAACTCACGGCAAGACTTCGACAACAGGGCTATTAGCTCATGTACTCGGTGAAGCTGCACCAACTTCTTATTTAATTGGTGATGGTGAAGGTAAAGGCGTGCAAAATTCTCGTTTCTTTGTTTATGAAGCCGATGAATATCGCCGTCACTTCTTGGCTTATCATCCAGATTATCAAATTATGACTAACATTGACTTTGATCACCCTGATTACTTTAAAGATCAAGATGATTATACTTCAGCCTTCCAAACAGCTGCCGATCAAACTAAGAAGGGCTTGTTTGTCTGGGGTGGCAACAGCCGGCTGCAAGCTTTAAAGACTAGTATTCCTAAGTATACTTATGGCTTTGATGACAGTGATGACTTCCAAGCAGTTAACATTGACCGAACAACCACTGGTTCCACCTTTGATGTTTTAGCTCATGGTGAAAATATTGGCCGCTTCACAGTTCACTTGTTTGGTGACCATAACATTTTGAACACGACAGCAGTTGTGGCAGTTGCTTATACTGAAAAAATTCCGCTGGCAGACATCCAGGAAGGTTTGTTAACATATCGCGGTGCAAAACGCCGCTTTACTGAAACTGACTATGGCGATATTAATGTGATTGATGACTACGCTCACCACCCAACTGAAATGCGAGCTACTATTCAAGCTGCACGGCAGAAGTTCCCAGGTAAACGGTTGGTAGTTGTCTTTCAGCCGCATACATTTTCGCGGACAAAGAAGTACGCTAAAGATTTCGAAGAAATTTTGCGCGACGTTGATAAGGCATATGTCACTCCGATTTATGCATCAGCGCGTGAGAGTGCTGGCGATATTTCTGGCGAGGATTTGACCGCCCAGATTCCAGGTTCAGAAGTCATTGACTTAGACAACATTGCTGACTTAACACAAAATAAAAATAGTGTGATTGTCTTCATGGGTGCCGGCGATATTCCTAAGTATGAAGATGCCTTTGAAAAATTATTGCAAAAATAG